The Sesamum indicum cultivar Zhongzhi No. 13 linkage group LG6, S_indicum_v1.0, whole genome shotgun sequence genome has a segment encoding these proteins:
- the LOC105164581 gene encoding ethylene-responsive transcription factor WIN1-like produces the protein MVQSKIKFRGVRQRQWGSWVSEIRHPLLKKRIWLGTFETAEAAARAYDEAAILMSGQNAKTNFPESNPSSTTADHDSPLSWSPSAALSSVSDILGAKLKKCCKNNPTPSITCLRLDVNDNSKIGVWQKRAGRHSGSQWVMKVELMKKKKKTKLPTHDDDSSNIYHISSQSSSSEIGDPMDEENKVAMQMVEELLDWNAASLANQLME, from the exons ATGGTACAATCAAAGATCAAGTTCAGAGGTGTCAGGCAACGGCAGTGGGGTTCTTGGGTGTCAGAGATTCGCCACCCTTTACT GAAGAAAAGGATTTGGCTGGGGACTTTTGAGACAGCAGAGGCAGCTGCAAGAGCATACGATGAAGCTGCAATTTTGATGAGTGGACAAAACGCAAAGACCAACTTTCCCGAATCAAACCCGTCGTCGACTACTGCAGACCATGACTCTCCATTGTCTTGGTCTCCATCAGCAGCACTCTCATCAGTCTCAGACATTCTTGGAGCGAAGCTGAAGAAGTGCTGCAAGAATAATCCAACTCCTTCAATCACTTGTTTAAGGCTGGACGTCAATGACAACTCCAAGATAGGAGTGTGGCAAAAGCGTGCGGGTAGGCATTCGGGGTCGCAATGGGTCATGAAAGTAGAGCttatgaagaagaagaagaagacgaAGCTGCCAACACATGATGATGACTCATCCAATATTTACCACATTAGCTCACAGTCCTCGTCGTCTGAAATTGGTGATCCCATGGATGAAGAGAATAAGGTTGCAATGCAAATGGTTGAGGAACTACTCGATTGGAATGCAGCTTCACTTGCAAATCAATTAATGGAGTAA
- the LOC105164582 gene encoding RNA-dependent RNA polymerase 6, whose product MKNTMGSEIGDNDLVVTQISVGGLENYVTAKMLLDYFEDNIGLVWRCRLKTSSTPPESNPNYEIDAESVQRKTDYVKIEPHAFVHFAVAHSAKAALDAAARGELILGRKPLKVSLGPQNPYRMNERRRTTTPYKLSDVLIEIGVMRSRDEFLVGWRGPRTGVDFLVDPFNGTCKLHFTRNTAFSFKGEARSAVIKCNFKIEFLPREINEINQYRDFSSLIVLLQLASSPLVYYRTADDDIEESVPFDLLDDDDPWIRTTDFTPSGAIGRCNTYRISARPRNGPSLFKALEYLRKLRVPVLDESPGRTLRVQDEPDFGMPMSDPFFCLQYKEGISFKIMFLVNAVMHKGIINQHQMSEKFFDLLRSQPEELNIVALKHMCSYKRPVYDAIKALDFVQKWLLNNPKLLERPREMDDVVEVRRLIITPSKAYCLPPEVELSNRVLRNYKNIADRFLRVTFMDEAMQTLNKNVLMYYASPIVRDITSNSNPQRTNMFKRVKDILVNGFYLCGRKYTFLAFSANQLRDRSAWFFAEDKNTGVANIKSWMGKFTQRNVAKCAARMGQCFSSTYATIEVPLTKVNSQFPDVERNGYVFSDGIGMISADLAIEVAEKLQLGSNPPCAYQIRYAGYKGVVARWPAKDDGVRLYLRRSMKKFESNHKTLEICSWTRFQPGFLNRQIVTLLSALEVQDDIFWRMQETMVSRLDWMLEDSDTAFDVLTASCTDQGNTAALMLSAGFRPQTEPHLRGMLTSIRAAQLGDLSERATIARIFVPLGRWLMGCLDELGKLEHGQCFIQVSNPSIEDCFVKHGSQFSETKKKLQVVTGLVAIAKNPCLHPGDVRILEAVDVPELHHLYDCLVFPQKGDRPHTNEASGSDLDGDLYFVTWDENLIPPSKRSWTPMEYAPGEVKQLPREVKHSDIIDFFTKNMVNESLGAICNAHVVHADLSEYGALDEKCIKLAELAATAVDFPKTGKIVNMPAELKPKTYPDFMGKEEFQSYNSSKILGKLYRKIKDAYDRDHEASREHTFASDDIIYDQDLEVTGSTGFIGDAWNCKCSYDGQLIGLLGQYKVNREEEVVTGHIWSMPKYSSKKQGELKERLKHAYSTLRKEFRKVFECMGPEFDQLWDDEKNIMYERKASAWYQVTYKDSWVKKSKELHAVDDAGKSVMLSFAWIAADYLARIKIKRRMMENSISTKPIDSLGRYLADKI is encoded by the exons atgaaaaatacaatggGATCTGAGATAGGTGATAACGACTTGGTCGTCACTCAAATTAGTGTTGGAGGGCTAGAAAATTACGTCACGGCCAAGATGCTTTTGGACTATTTTGAAGATAATATTGGACTGGTCTGGAGGTGTAGGTTGAAGACTTCGTCAACTCCTCCAGAATCAAACCCAAATTATGAGATTGACGCGGAGAGTGTACAGAGAAAGACCGATTATGTCAAGATTGAACCCCATGCATTTGTGCATTTTGCAGTTGCACATTCAGCAAAAGCAGCATTAGATGCTGCGGCCCGTGGTGAGCTTATACTGGGAAGGAAGCCTTTAAAGGTTAGTTTGGGGCCACAAAATCCTTACCGGATGAATGAGAGGAGAAGAACCACAACTCCATATAAGCTATCTGATGTTCTCATTGAGATTGGAGTAATGAGGAGCAGAGATGAGTTCCTTGTTGGTTGGAGAGGACCTCGCACTGGGGTTGATTTTCTTGTTGACCCCTTCAATGGGACATGCAAACTGCATTTCACAAGGAATACTGCTTTCTCCTTCAAAGGTGAAGCCAGATCTGCTGTAATAAAGTGCAATTTCAAGATTGAGTTCTTGCCAAGAGAAATAAATGAGATAAATCAATACAGAGATTTTTCTTCCTTAATAGTTCTATTGCAGCTAGCTTCATCGCCCTTGGTTTACTACAGAACTGCAGACGATGACATTGAAGAATCAGTGCCTTTTGATTTgttggatgatgatgatccaTGGATCCGCACCACAGATTTCACACCCAGTGGAGCAATTGGTAGGTGTAATACTTATCGAATTTCAGCCCGACCTCGGAATGGTCCATCTCTCTTCAAGGCATTGGAATATCTCCGAAAACTTAGGGTACCAGTTCTTGATGAAAGTCCAGGTCGGACCCTTCGGGTCCAGGATGAGCCTGATTTTGGGATGCCTATGTCAGATCCCTTTTTTTGTCTTCAGTACAAGGAAGGTATTAGCTTCAAGATTATGTTTTTGGTGAATGCTGTCATGCATAAAGGCATAATCAATCAGCATCAAATGTCTGAGAAGTTCTTTGATCTGTTGAGAAGTCAGCCAGAGGAGCTCAATATAGTTGCTCTGAAGCACATGTGTTCCTACAAGCGTCCTGTTTATGATGCTATCAAGGCTTTGGATTTCGTGCAGAAATGGCTGTTGAACAACCCTAAGCTCCTTGAGAGACCACGGGAGATGGATGATGTTGTTGAGGTTCGAAGATTGATCATAACTCCATCAAAGGCATATTGTCTTCCACCAGAAGTGGAACTGTCAAATAGagttttgagaaattacaaaaacattgCGGATCGATTCTTAAGAGTAACTTTTATGGATGAAGCAATGCAGACCCTCAATAAGAATGTCCTCATGTACTATGCTAGTCCCATTGTGAGGGACATTACCTCAAATTCCAACCCACAAAGGACGAACATGTTCAAAAGAGTAAAGGATATTTTAGTTAATGGTTTTTATTTGTGTGGTCGAAAGTACACTTTCCTGGCATTTTCAGCAAATCAACTGCGAGACCGTTCTGCGTGGTTTTTTGCTGAGGACAAGAATACTGGGGTTGCCAACATTAAGAGTTGGATGGGAAAGTTTACACAGCGAAATGTTGCAAAGTGTGCTGCAAGGATGGGACAATGCTTCTCTTCAACTTATGCCACTATTGAAGTCCCTTTAACTAAAGTTAACTCTCAGTTCCCTGATGTTGAGAGAAATGGCTATGTTTTCTCTGATGGTATTGGTATGATATCAGCTGACCTTGCAATTGAAGTTGCAGAAAAACTGCAGCTGGGTTCAAACCCGCCATGTGCTTATCAAATCAGATATGCAGGTTACAAAGGTGTTGTTGCACGTTGGCCTGCAAAAGATGATGGAGTCCGTTTATATCTTAGACGAAGTATGAAGAAATTTGAGTCAAATCACAAGACACTTGAGATTTGTTCTTGGACTAGGTTCCAGCCTGGTTTTCTGAATCGGCAGATTGTCACACTACTATCTGCTCTGGAAGTTCAAGATGATATATTCTGGAGAATGCAAGAAACAATGGTTTCAAGACTGGACTGGATGCTTGAAGACTCAGACACGGCTTTTGATGTCCTTACTGCTTCATGCACTGATCAAGGAAATACAGCAGCACTAATGTTAAGTGCTGGTTTCAGGCCTCAAACTGAACCTCATTTACGAGGGATGCTAACTAGCATCAGAGCTGCCCAACTTGGGGACCTCAGTGAAAGAGCTACTATTGCTAGAATTTTTGTTCCTTTGGGAAGGTGGTTGATGGGCTGTTTGGATGAGCTTGGTAAACTTGAACATGGGCAATGCTTCATCCAGGTCTCAAACCCTTCCATAGAAGATTGTTTTGTGAAGCATGGGTCTCAATTTTCAGAGACCAAGAAAAAGCTTCAAGTTGTCACGGGCCTCGTAGCAATTGCAAAGAACCCCTGTCTTCACCCTGGAGATGTGCGGATTCTGGAGGCAGTTGATGTCCCTGAGTTGCATCATCTTTATGATTGTCTTGTCTTCCCTCAGAAGGGAGATAGACCACATACAAATGAAGCATCTGGGAGTGATCTGGATGGGGATCTCTACTTTGTCACTTGGGATGAGAATCTCATTCCTCCAAGCAAGAGAAGCTGGACCCCCATGGAATATGCACCTGGAGAAGTAAAACAATTGCCGCGTGAAGTGAAGCACTCG gatataattgattttttcacGAAGAACATGGTGAATGAAAGTCTAGGTGCTATCTGCAACGCTCATGTTGTTCACGCGGATCTTAGTGAATATGGGGCTTTGGATGAGAAATGCATCAAATTGGCGGAGCTTGCAGCGACTGCCGTTGATTTCCCTAAAACAGGAAAGATTGTGAATATGCCAGCTGAACTGAAGCCAAAGACGTATCCCGATTTCATGGGGAAAGAGGAATTTCAGTCTTACAACTCCAGTAAGATTTTAGGTAAGCTCTACCGTAAAATTAAAGATGCTTATGATAGAGATCATGAAGCATCTCGTGAACATACATTTGCTTCGGATGACATTATATACGACCAAGACCTTGAGGTTACAGGATCAACTGGTTTTATTGGTGATGCATGGAACTGTAAGTGTTCGTATGATGGCCAGTTGATTGGTCTTTTGGGACAGTACAAAGTGAATAGAGAAGAAGAGGTTGTGACGGGGCACATATGGTCCATGCCAAAGTACAGTAGCAAAAAACAGGGAGAACTGAAGGAGAGACTCAAGCATGCGTATAGCACCTTGAGAAAGGAGTTTAGGAAAGTGTTTGAGTGCATGGGCCCAGAATTTGATCAGCTTTGGGatgatgagaaaaatattatgtacGAAAGAAAGGCATCAGCTTGGTATCAGGTAACTTACAAGGACAGTTGGGTGAAAAAATCCAAGGAGTTGCATGCAGTAGATGATGCGGGAAAGTCAGTGATGTTGAGCTTTGCTTGGATTGCTGCTGATTATCTGGCTCGGATTAAAATAAAGCGAAGAATGATGGAAAATAGCATATCCACGAAGCCGATAGATTCTTTGGGAAGGTACTTGGCtgataaaatatga